TGGCGGGCAGTCTGCGCCCGCGCAGTGCCCATCCCCGCAAGGGAGCCATATCGGTCCGGGTCCAGGTCTCGTCGATGAAGACCAGCCGCTCAGCTTCGACGCGACCTTGATACTTTGTCCACTGGGACCGCCGCCGCGCCACGTCGGGACGATCGCGCTCGCCAGCCACCACGCTTTTTTTTGAAGCTGAGCTTCTCGGCATGCACGAAGTCCCACACCGAGTGGTAGTCGACCTTCAGGCCGCGTCCGGCGAGTTCGGCAACGAGCCCGCGTATGGTGAAATCGCTGTCCCTGAGCCGCTGCGACAGCCAGACCGCGTGATCTCCCGAAATTGCTTTCGGCTTGTGGCCACCCATCTGGCCAGGCTCAACGCTGCCGGTCTCCTCGACCCGCTGCATCCAGCCGATGGCCGTGCTGATCGCGACCCCAAACCGCTTGGCGGCCTGATTGCGGGACATCCCTCCCTCAATTGCCGTCACGACACGCTTGCGCAAATCCAGAGAGTAAGGCTTGCCCATACATGCTGGCCTCCTAACCCAGCCTGCATGGTGAATCAGAAACACGCTGATTTGGGAATCCCAAATCGATTCAACCTAACCCCATCCCGCTTTAGACCGCAGCCACCGGGTTGGCCCGCCGCAGTTTGGCGAAGATAATGCCGTGGGTAAGCAGGTAGAACGGCACCAGCAGGGTCGGAATGTTCGACCATGGCAGCATCACGACGGCGGACGACCCGATGGTTTCGCCGAAGATCTGCAGCGGCGAGCCCGGCGCGGACATGATCCCAAGCGTCACCGCGGCGATCAGGTCGAGCGCGCCGAACAGGTTCCATGCGAACAATGCGCCGCGGTTGCCCTGGGGATGGCGGACGATCGTCATCGTCAGCGGAATCGCGGTCAGGCCGACGATGATGTCGCCCCACCCTGCCGATTGCGGGAACGGTCCGCTCAACCTGTCTTGCGCGGCCAGCAGCAGGAAGAAACCGCCGAACACCCGCATCGCGTTGAGCCCCACCAGCAGGGGCAGCGGCAGCGCCAGCAAGGTCTCGCGCACGCTCGCAAGCGACAGCGCCGCGATGGTGGCCGCCACCAGCGGCAATCCGGCCATCACGCCGATCGCCGGCACCGGCGTCGAGGTAACGGCGTAAACCCCGGCACTCGCCAGCGCGACGGCGAGCCCGATCCACAGGCCGGCGATCGCGACCGTAGTCAGCTTCTGCGCCGACGATAGCGGCATCATGGTGATGGCGGCATTCAGGTTCACCGCGATCGCAGCGGTGAGGACGGTGGTACCAATCAGATCGAGCATGTCAGCCTCCTCGTTATATGTAATTACACCTATCGAACCAAATGAAGGAGCGGCGCGACGCCAGCTGCGTTTCACCCCAGACTGCGGGAAGCCAGAATTTTCAGCGCAGCCTCGCCGTCGGCGCCCAGCAATCTGGCGACATGGGCCTGCGCTTCGGACCAGAACGGAAAGCCGCGGCGGACGGCGCCCCGCCCCTGCGCGGTGATGGCAATCATGCGCGCGCGCGGATCGTCGCCGGCCTTGATCGAAATCCATTTCCTGGCTTCGAGCGGCGTCAGATTCCGCGTCAGCGTGGTGCGCTCCATCCCCAGCAGCCCCGCGAGCTTGCCGATCGGCATTTCGCCGCGCAACATCAGCTGCGACAGGATCGTGAACTGGGTGATGCGGATCCCCGATTTCTGCATGTGCCCGTCATAGAGACGGGTGATCTTGCGCGCCGCCTGCCGCGACGCCAGGCAGAAGCAGTCGGCGCAGGCCATGTATTCCGCGAGATCGGGGTCGCCGGGGCGCTTCATGACATGAGTGTAAATACACTTATTTGGGTCCGCAAGGGCCGGAGCCGCCTGCCGGCCTGATTTATTGGAAGCTCAGTTGCCGGGGGTCCAGGGCTGGTAGTCGCCGGTCGCCTTGGGGCGGCGGCCGCTCGCCAGCGTCGAGCCGGACGGGCGGTAGGCCTGCGGCGTCCCGGTCATGTTGGGGACGTGCGGCTTTTCCCATTCGCGCGGGGTGTAGCTCTCTTCGGTCGGCGCGACATCGACGGTGTGATGCAGCCAGCCGTGCCAGGACGGCGGCACGCGGGTGGCCTCGGCATAGCCGTTATAGACCACCCAGCGCCGCTCGAAGCCGAGCGTGGGATCGATCTTGCGCCCCTTGGTGCGGTAGTAGCGGTTGCCCTGCTCGTCCGTGCCGACCAGCTCGCCGAACCGCCAGGTCCACAATTGCGTGCCGAAAGTCTGGCCATTCCACCATGTGAAGAGCTTGAGCAGAAACAGTTTCATGGGCGCGGCCGGTTCGAGAACAGTTGAGGGCTCTGATGCCATCGGCAAGCCCGATTGTCCAGTTTCGTCCGCCTCGTCCGGACCGGCCGGAGCCGGAGCCAACACCTTTAAGTGACCGGATGTCGCGGAAAGGGCCCAATCTGTTCATTCAGGGTACAGTTCCCATCTGACAGTCTGGAGGCCGCGCATGATTGGCGCGGGGTCCGGGAACGTCCGCCCTCCCCGAGGGTTTAGACGAAGTCCTGTGGATGGAGCCGAGAATGATCGATCTGAAGGTTTTGAGTGTCGCTGCTGCGATGGCCCTGGTGTTGCCGCTGGCAGCACCGAGCGAGAGCTTCGCGCAAGGGAAGGAAGGGGGCGGCGGGCCGCCCACCCGCGGGGGCGGCGGCTCGGCCATCGGCGGTGGCGGCGGCGGTTTCCGCGGCAGCGGCCCGCCGGCCATCGGCGGCGGCTCGAAATTCGGCGGTGGCGGCGGCGGATTCGTCGGCGGCGGCGCTCCGGGACCGCGCTTTAGCGGCGGTGGCGGGAACTGGCACGGCGGCGGTTATGCCGGCGGCTATCGGCGTCACCACCGTGGCGGCGGCGGCTTCATCCCCGGTGCGGTGATCGGCGGCGTCATCGGCGGCGCGCTGGCGTCGCAGAGCTACGGCTACTACTATGGCGCACCGTATGGCTATTACGACGACGGATACTACTACGACGACGGCGCGGTCGCGGTCGGCGACGATGCGGTCGCCTACTGCATTCGGACCTATCGTTCCTACGATGTGCGATCGGGAACCTATCTCGGCTATGACGGCTTGCGGCACCCCTGCCCGTAACGAGCGCCTGAGCTTTCCGGACTTCAAGGACGGCGCATCGCTGATGCGCCGTCTTTCTTATGTCAGGACCGCAGCGCCATGGTGACGCCGCCGAGCGTCACCACCAGCGCCGTGATTTCGCGAAAACCGAGCGGCTCGTGCAGCATCGCGCCGGCCGACAGCACGCCGATCACAGGCACCAACAGGGTACCGATCGAGGCGGTCGCCGCCGGCAATCGCTCCAGCGCTGCGAACCAGCAGACGTAACACAGGCAGAACTGGATCAGCGTCATATAGGCCA
The genomic region above belongs to Bradyrhizobium sediminis and contains:
- a CDS encoding IS630 family transposase (programmed frameshift), which encodes MGKPYSLDLRKRVVTAIEGGMSRNQAAKRFGVAISTAIGWMQRVEETGSVEPGQMGGHKPKAISGDHAVWLSQRLRDSDFTIRGLVAELAGRGLKVDYHSVWDFVHAEKLSFKKSVVAGERDRPDVARRRSQWTKYQGRVEAERLVFIDETWTRTDMAPLRGWALRGRRLPAKVPHGRWKTMTFLAALRHDRIDAPWFIEGPIDGESFRTYVEKALLPTLRPGDIVVMDNLGSHKSKSVRQLIRSAGAKLFFLPKYSPDLNPIEQVFAKLKHLLRKAAARTVDAVCAVIGQLLNAFTPQECANYLKNSGYRT
- a CDS encoding MarR family winged helix-turn-helix transcriptional regulator, translating into MKRPGDPDLAEYMACADCFCLASRQAARKITRLYDGHMQKSGIRITQFTILSQLMLRGEMPIGKLAGLLGMERTTLTRNLTPLEARKWISIKAGDDPRARMIAITAQGRGAVRRGFPFWSEAQAHVARLLGADGEAALKILASRSLG
- a CDS encoding NADH:ubiquinone oxidoreductase subunit NDUFA12 is translated as MKLFLLKLFTWWNGQTFGTQLWTWRFGELVGTDEQGNRYYRTKGRKIDPTLGFERRWVVYNGYAEATRVPPSWHGWLHHTVDVAPTEESYTPREWEKPHVPNMTGTPQAYRPSGSTLASGRRPKATGDYQPWTPGN
- a CDS encoding BA14K family protein, with amino-acid sequence MIDLKVLSVAAAMALVLPLAAPSESFAQGKEGGGGPPTRGGGGSAIGGGGGGFRGSGPPAIGGGSKFGGGGGGFVGGGAPGPRFSGGGGNWHGGGYAGGYRRHHRGGGGFIPGAVIGGVIGGALASQSYGYYYGAPYGYYDDGYYYDDGAVAVGDDAVAYCIRTYRSYDVRSGTYLGYDGLRHPCP